The following are encoded together in the Flavobacterium haoranii genome:
- a CDS encoding polyprenol monophosphomannose synthase codes for MGQNLVVIPTYNEIENIEDIIRAVFSLEKNFHVLIVDDNSPDGTAQKVQELQQIFIDKLHLEIRTKKSGLGTAYVHGFKWALLNGYDYIFEMDADFSHNPKDLERLLEACENGADLAIGSRYSKGVNVVNWPLSRVLLSYFASVYVRMVTGMKIHDATAGFKCYKRQVLETINLDKIKFIGYAFQIEMKYRTFVKKFNIVEVPIIFTDRTKGQSKMSGEIIREAVFGVILLRIKQLFNQL; via the coding sequence ATGGGGCAAAACCTTGTAGTAATTCCTACCTATAATGAAATTGAAAATATTGAAGATATTATTCGTGCAGTATTTTCTCTCGAAAAAAACTTTCATGTATTAATTGTAGATGATAATTCGCCTGATGGAACCGCGCAAAAAGTTCAAGAATTACAACAAATATTTATAGATAAATTACATTTAGAAATTAGAACTAAAAAATCAGGTTTAGGGACAGCGTATGTTCATGGTTTTAAATGGGCTTTATTGAATGGATATGATTATATTTTTGAAATGGATGCCGATTTTTCTCACAATCCTAAAGACTTGGAAAGACTTTTAGAGGCTTGTGAAAACGGAGCTGATTTAGCGATAGGTTCAAGATATTCAAAAGGTGTAAACGTTGTCAATTGGCCACTTTCTAGAGTATTACTATCATATTTTGCGTCAGTTTATGTGCGAATGGTTACAGGAATGAAAATTCATGATGCTACAGCAGGTTTTAAATGTTATAAGCGCCAAGTTTTAGAAACTATTAATCTCGATAAAATAAAATTTATAGGTTATGCGTTTCAAATAGAAATGAAGTATCGAACTTTTGTCAAGAAATTTAATATTGTAGAAGTTCCAATTATATTTACTGATAGAACAAAAGGACAATCAAAAATGAGCGGTGAAATTATTCGCGAAGCAGTTTTTGGCGTAATTTTGTTAAGAATAAAACAACTATTTAACCAATTGTAA
- a CDS encoding thioredoxin family protein: protein MVPVLNKISDTSDKIDLRLVLRDENEDLMNLFLTNGSKSIPKVILIDKNTQEVVGSWGPRPEAARKLIADYKEKNGVVDEPIKIELQKWYLKDKGESTQLELLQILEEKQLVK from the coding sequence ATTGTTCCGGTTTTAAATAAAATTAGTGATACTAGTGATAAAATAGATTTAAGATTGGTTTTAAGAGATGAAAATGAAGATTTAATGAATCTTTTTTTAACCAATGGAAGTAAATCAATTCCAAAAGTTATTTTGATTGATAAAAATACACAAGAAGTTGTAGGAAGTTGGGGGCCAAGACCAGAAGCAGCTCGAAAATTAATTGCTGATTATAAAGAGAAAAACGGAGTAGTAGATGAACCTATTAAAATTGAATTGCAAAAATGGTATTTGAAAGATAAAGGAGAATCTACACAGTTAGAATTACTTCAAATTTTAGAAGAAAAACAACTAGTAAAATAA
- a CDS encoding patatin-like phospholipase family protein: MDFSSKNIGFALSGGGSKGIAHAGALQFLKEQNILPSVMSGSSAGAIIAALYSVGKTPEEILDFFQSIYFFHWKHFTLKKPGLIDSEAFKSYFEKVFGKKTIGDLPIPIKITATDLVSGKLKIFNEKTLVTDAVLASASFPGMLSPYVLNNKMYSDGGILNHFPTDLLQGDCDHIIGIYVSPIHNVEAKDLNSIKSVTTRSFELLTARGNYQKFSLCDWVIEPKELANFSTFETSKTKMKQIFEIGYQEAKKTFEELKGPKS, encoded by the coding sequence ATGGATTTTTCTTCAAAGAATATCGGATTTGCTTTGTCTGGTGGTGGTTCAAAAGGAATTGCTCATGCCGGAGCTTTACAATTTTTAAAAGAACAAAATATTTTACCTTCGGTAATGTCTGGAAGTAGTGCTGGGGCGATAATAGCTGCATTATACTCTGTTGGTAAAACCCCAGAAGAAATACTCGATTTTTTTCAATCCATTTATTTTTTTCATTGGAAACATTTTACATTAAAAAAACCTGGACTTATAGATTCTGAGGCTTTTAAATCGTATTTTGAAAAAGTTTTTGGAAAAAAGACAATTGGCGATTTACCCATACCTATTAAAATAACTGCAACTGATTTAGTAAGTGGAAAACTGAAAATTTTTAATGAAAAAACACTTGTAACCGATGCTGTTTTAGCTTCCGCTTCTTTCCCTGGAATGTTGTCTCCATATGTTCTAAACAATAAAATGTATAGCGATGGCGGTATTCTAAATCATTTCCCAACAGACTTATTACAAGGCGATTGCGATCATATTATTGGAATTTATGTAAGTCCAATTCACAATGTGGAAGCAAAAGATTTAAATTCTATAAAGTCGGTAACCACTAGATCATTCGAGCTTTTAACAGCGAGAGGAAACTATCAAAAATTCAGTTTATGTGATTGGGTTATTGAACCAAAGGAATTGGCAAACTTCAGTACTTTTGAAACTTCAAAAACAAAAATGAAGCAAATTTTTGAAATTGGCTACCAAGAAGCCAAAAAAACATTTGAAGAATTGAAGGGTCCAAAATCTTAG
- the pyrH gene encoding UMP kinase has protein sequence MKYKRILLKLSGEALMGERQYGIEPKRLAEYADEIKKIHDKGVEIAIVIGGGNIFRGVAGASNGMDRVQGDYMGMLATVINGMALQGALEEAGMQTRLQTALKIEAIAEPYIKRRATRHLEKGRIVIFGAGTGNPYFTTDTAAVLRGIEINADVILKGTRVDGVYTADPEKDVNAIKFDQISFEDVLAKGLNVMDTTAFTLSQENKLPIIVFDMNKDGNLLKVCEGETVGTTVTI, from the coding sequence ATGAAATATAAAAGAATACTTCTAAAATTGAGTGGCGAAGCTTTAATGGGTGAGCGCCAATATGGTATTGAGCCAAAACGATTAGCAGAATATGCTGATGAAATTAAAAAAATTCACGATAAAGGCGTGGAAATTGCTATCGTAATTGGTGGTGGAAATATATTTAGAGGTGTAGCCGGAGCTAGTAACGGAATGGATCGTGTACAAGGCGATTATATGGGAATGTTAGCAACAGTTATTAACGGAATGGCTTTACAAGGTGCTCTTGAAGAAGCAGGGATGCAAACACGTTTACAAACTGCTTTAAAAATTGAAGCCATTGCTGAGCCCTATATAAAAAGAAGAGCAACACGCCATTTAGAAAAAGGACGTATTGTAATTTTTGGTGCTGGTACAGGAAATCCATATTTTACTACTGATACAGCGGCCGTTTTAAGAGGAATTGAAATTAACGCAGACGTTATTTTAAAAGGAACAAGAGTTGATGGTGTTTACACAGCAGATCCTGAGAAAGATGTTAATGCAATAAAATTTGATCAAATTTCTTTTGAAGATGTACTAGCTAAAGGTTTAAATGTAATGGATACAACAGCATTTACACTTAGCCAAGAGAACAAATTACCTATTATTGTGTTTGACATGAACAAAGACGGTAATTTACTTAAGGTTTGTGAAGGAGAAACAGTAGGAACAACAGTAACGATATAA
- the frr gene encoding ribosome recycling factor, translating to MTEEINFIIDSAKESMTGSIAHLEREFLNIRAGKASPAMLGSVFVDYYGSQTPLSQVANIAAPDARTLTVTPWEKSMINPIEKAIMIANLGLNPMNNGESIIINIPALTEERRKELVKQAKAEAEDAKISVRNARKDANNDIKKEEKNGTSEDVCKKAEEDIQKLTDNFIKKIEDVLAVKEAEIMKV from the coding sequence ATGACAGAAGAAATTAATTTTATAATAGACAGTGCAAAAGAATCGATGACTGGTTCTATTGCTCACTTAGAAAGAGAATTTTTAAATATCAGAGCTGGAAAAGCTTCCCCTGCAATGTTAGGTAGTGTATTCGTTGACTATTATGGTTCTCAAACACCCCTTTCTCAAGTTGCTAATATAGCCGCTCCAGACGCAAGAACTCTAACCGTTACACCATGGGAAAAAAGCATGATAAACCCTATTGAAAAAGCGATTATGATTGCTAATTTAGGTTTAAACCCAATGAACAATGGAGAAAGCATCATTATTAACATACCTGCTTTAACAGAAGAGAGACGTAAAGAATTAGTAAAACAAGCAAAAGCTGAAGCTGAAGATGCAAAAATAAGTGTTCGTAATGCTCGTAAAGATGCTAATAACGACATTAAAAAAGAAGAGAAAAATGGGACATCTGAAGATGTTTGCAAAAAAGCTGAAGAAGATATTCAAAAATTAACAGATAATTTTATCAAAAAAATTGAAGATGTACTAGCTGTTAAAGAAGCAGAAATAATGAAAGTATAA
- a CDS encoding DUF5686 family protein, with the protein MRKCFIYFFLLFYSAFFAQTKIKGQVIDFDTTIPLAFADVLYQGNVIKTDWEGKFELLISEYEKPIIVKHKGYYDKFAYANAKTNFLLIKATTNISAKQPELYTDNKVNKIVKQVIENRDKNSPEKALENYQYKNYEYLYLSANPDSISSKIDTIYKKKLFGRTKTKLDSSNYKFKKLVSKQHIYQTEKVNLIQHHKNTTKETVLATRMAGFKQPIYEILGLKLVSYSVYENPFEILESPVQNPISSYGRLLYNYNIVDTVKIQGRKAYRIYFQPKKLRANKLRGLLYIDAETFAVAKAYYRIYGMVNINATYTFDYLKEQNLWFPNKREIKVQKGTSNEDLKILGGTIKFNASEEETVGNDTSDHSYLAITSKVFDIDFNKKNIVEKPYIKIDVPETSLDKPDNFWKPFSKDTIDNRKLKTYVSLDSLSVAEKIEHRLFLGRKIINGYFPISYIDLDLRSIVKYNNYEGFRFGLGFVTNDKLSENYKISAYGAYGLKDEKFKYGVTPSYRLDKISETWVSASYSDDLSEIAETNFATDTKRFKIYDPRPINISTFYNYRRSAIGLESKIVPKTYSVLNLEYNRIQPLFDYTYLLNNKVYTDFYLTTAQLAFQWNPFSNFMQTPKGLLEYEKRHPKFSFQITQSVPALESDFTFTKLDFKTYFEKPYLSGQKSAVLFQAGVVFGDAPLTHLYSIAPNSINKDAILKRITFAGKNSFETMYYNEFFSDRFAALHLKHTFNRINLGYKIDPEISVATRMAWGNIDNTHNHLGLPFKTLEKGFIESGIEANKIFKGIGFTAYYRYGPNQLPRVDDNISIKISYHLDLGF; encoded by the coding sequence ATGCGCAAGTGTTTCATATATTTCTTTCTCCTATTTTATTCAGCATTTTTTGCACAAACTAAAATTAAAGGTCAAGTCATCGATTTTGACACTACAATTCCTCTAGCTTTTGCAGATGTACTTTATCAAGGTAACGTTATCAAAACTGATTGGGAAGGAAAATTCGAGCTTTTAATTTCCGAATATGAGAAACCTATAATTGTTAAACACAAAGGTTATTATGACAAATTTGCTTACGCTAATGCTAAAACTAATTTTTTATTAATTAAAGCAACCACTAATATCAGCGCAAAACAACCTGAGCTTTATACCGATAATAAAGTAAATAAAATTGTAAAACAAGTTATTGAAAATAGAGACAAAAACAGTCCCGAAAAGGCATTAGAAAATTATCAATACAAAAACTACGAATATTTATATTTAAGCGCTAATCCCGATAGTATTTCCTCAAAAATAGACACTATATACAAGAAAAAACTTTTTGGAAGAACTAAAACAAAGTTAGATTCATCAAACTATAAGTTTAAAAAATTGGTAAGTAAGCAACACATTTACCAAACTGAGAAAGTAAACCTAATTCAACACCACAAAAACACTACAAAAGAAACTGTTTTAGCCACAAGAATGGCTGGTTTTAAACAACCTATTTATGAAATATTGGGTTTAAAATTAGTTTCTTATTCTGTTTACGAAAACCCTTTTGAAATTCTAGAAAGTCCTGTTCAAAACCCAATTTCTAGTTACGGTCGTTTACTTTACAATTACAATATTGTCGATACTGTAAAAATTCAAGGAAGAAAAGCCTACCGTATTTATTTTCAACCCAAAAAATTAAGAGCCAATAAACTAAGAGGATTACTTTATATTGATGCTGAAACATTTGCAGTTGCTAAAGCCTATTACAGAATTTACGGAATGGTAAACATAAATGCAACATATACTTTTGATTATTTAAAAGAGCAAAATTTATGGTTTCCTAATAAACGAGAAATTAAAGTCCAAAAAGGAACTAGTAATGAAGATTTAAAAATTTTAGGAGGAACCATAAAATTTAATGCTTCTGAAGAAGAAACTGTTGGAAACGACACAAGCGATCATAGTTATTTAGCCATTACTTCTAAAGTTTTTGATATCGACTTTAACAAGAAAAATATAGTCGAGAAACCATATATTAAAATCGACGTTCCCGAAACCAGTTTAGATAAGCCTGATAACTTCTGGAAACCCTTTTCAAAAGACACTATTGATAATCGAAAATTAAAAACTTATGTTTCATTAGACAGTTTATCAGTTGCTGAAAAAATTGAGCATCGCTTATTTTTGGGTAGAAAAATAATAAATGGGTATTTCCCAATTTCATATATCGATTTAGATTTAAGAAGCATCGTAAAATACAATAATTACGAAGGGTTTCGATTCGGTTTAGGATTTGTAACCAATGATAAATTATCTGAAAATTATAAAATTAGTGCTTACGGTGCTTACGGATTAAAAGATGAAAAGTTTAAATATGGCGTAACTCCTTCTTACCGACTTGATAAAATATCTGAAACTTGGGTTAGTGCATCTTATAGCGACGATTTAAGTGAGATTGCTGAAACAAATTTTGCAACAGACACAAAGCGTTTTAAAATCTACGACCCAAGACCTATTAATATTTCTACTTTTTATAATTACAGAAGAAGTGCTATTGGCCTAGAATCTAAAATAGTACCAAAAACCTATTCTGTTTTAAATTTAGAATACAATAGAATTCAACCACTTTTTGATTACACATATTTACTAAACAATAAAGTTTATACCGACTTTTATTTAACAACTGCTCAATTAGCATTTCAGTGGAATCCGTTTAGTAATTTCATGCAAACACCTAAAGGTTTGTTAGAATATGAAAAAAGACATCCAAAATTTTCTTTTCAAATAACACAAAGTGTACCTGCTCTTGAAAGCGATTTTACCTTTACTAAATTAGATTTTAAAACCTATTTCGAAAAACCTTATTTATCTGGGCAAAAAAGTGCTGTTTTATTTCAAGCTGGAGTAGTTTTTGGCGATGCTCCACTAACACATTTATACAGTATTGCACCAAATAGTATTAACAAAGATGCTATACTAAAAAGAATCACTTTTGCTGGTAAAAATAGTTTTGAAACCATGTATTACAACGAGTTTTTCTCTGACAGATTTGCTGCACTACATTTAAAACATACTTTTAATAGAATTAATTTGGGCTACAAAATTGATCCTGAAATTTCAGTAGCTACAAGAATGGCTTGGGGTAACATCGATAATACTCATAATCACCTAGGATTACCATTTAAAACTCTTGAAAAAGGTTTCATAGAAAGTGGTATTGAAGCGAATAAAATTTTTAAAGGAATTGGGTTTACAGCTTACTATAGATATGGTCCAAATCAACTTCCAAGAGTAGATGATAACATTTCTATAAAAATATCTTATCATTTAGATTTAGGGTTTTAA
- a CDS encoding efflux RND transporter permease subunit, with amino-acid sequence MLKWLSTSFWDYIAGKILRNRVALLIIIFAFTAFMAMQWKNMRFTYTEANLLPDHHEVNIQYKSFLDKFGEEGNLIVIGFKDSTFFNAKNLKTWEKFIANIKKDKAVDFTISIEDLRVLEKDTLQQKFKLVPFVSNDKVSDEYLKQKEKELFNNLPFYEGMLFNKESGAVRFAIYMNKKIVNTAARKDFVLKYLSKDKIEALEKEMGIDIRVSGMPYIRTLNSQSIIDEIGLFVGAALGVTSLLFFFFFRSFRATFISMLVVIIGVMWSFGTLGLLNYEITVLTAIIPPLIIVIGIPNCIFLINKYQQEVKKHGNKAKSLQRVISKVGNATLMTNLTTAAGFATFIVTESELLKEFGIVASLNIVSLFLLCLIIIPIAYSYMPLPKEKHLAHLGKNYMKSFITWIENTIRKHSVAIFAVAIGLLVFGIIGIYQIKVSGSIIEDMPKNTGFFDDIIFYEQEFDGVMPLEIMIDTKKPKGALKSVTLKRINELQETIEEIPELSKPVSIVNVVKYAKQTFYNGNPEYYELPTKQEEAFILTYIKNSTKKGNDNMMKSYVDSTGQYARITTFMRDIGTDKMAKIEERLQNKIDKLFPTERYTVTMTGKAYVFEKGTHYLVHNLVLSLLFAILLISLLMAYLFRSVKMIIVSLLPNILPLVITAGLMGFLGIPIKPSTILVFSIAFGISVDDTIHFLAKYRQELKANNWKIKRSVYATVKEAGISMFYTSVVLFFGFSVFTLSSFGGTVALGSLVATTLLFAMLSNLILLPALLLSLEKSVANEEEFPEPTIDILAEDLEEDSSQIQ; translated from the coding sequence ATGTTAAAATGGCTTAGCACCAGTTTCTGGGATTACATAGCAGGTAAAATATTACGAAATAGAGTTGCGCTTTTAATTATAATTTTTGCATTTACAGCTTTTATGGCAATGCAATGGAAAAATATGCGCTTTACTTATACAGAAGCAAATCTTTTACCAGATCATCATGAAGTAAATATTCAATACAAAAGCTTTTTAGATAAATTTGGCGAAGAAGGAAATCTTATCGTTATTGGTTTTAAAGACAGTACTTTTTTTAATGCCAAAAACTTAAAAACTTGGGAAAAATTTATTGCAAACATTAAAAAAGACAAAGCAGTAGATTTCACCATTTCAATTGAAGATTTAAGAGTTTTAGAAAAAGATACTTTACAGCAAAAATTCAAATTAGTTCCTTTTGTTTCTAATGATAAAGTTTCTGATGAATATTTAAAACAAAAAGAAAAAGAGCTTTTTAATAATTTACCTTTTTATGAAGGTATGTTATTCAACAAAGAATCTGGAGCAGTTCGTTTTGCTATTTACATGAACAAAAAAATTGTAAATACCGCTGCAAGAAAAGATTTTGTTTTAAAATATTTAAGCAAAGACAAAATTGAAGCACTGGAAAAAGAAATGGGAATTGATATTCGCGTTTCTGGTATGCCTTACATTAGAACTTTAAATTCTCAAAGTATAATTGATGAAATTGGTTTGTTTGTTGGCGCTGCACTTGGAGTAACTTCGTTGTTGTTTTTCTTCTTTTTCAGAAGTTTCAGAGCTACATTCATTTCAATGTTAGTGGTTATTATTGGTGTAATGTGGTCATTTGGAACTCTTGGATTATTAAATTATGAAATAACTGTCCTTACCGCAATTATTCCGCCTCTTATTATTGTTATCGGAATTCCAAACTGCATTTTCTTAATTAACAAATACCAACAAGAAGTTAAAAAACACGGAAATAAAGCAAAATCTTTACAACGTGTTATTTCTAAAGTTGGTAATGCTACTTTGATGACCAACTTAACTACTGCGGCAGGATTTGCAACTTTTATTGTAACCGAAAGTGAGTTGTTAAAAGAATTTGGTATTGTAGCTTCATTAAACATTGTATCCTTGTTCTTACTTTGTTTAATTATTATTCCAATTGCTTATAGCTACATGCCTTTGCCAAAAGAAAAGCATTTAGCACACTTGGGTAAAAACTACATGAAATCTTTCATCACTTGGATTGAAAATACAATTAGAAAACATTCTGTTGCCATTTTTGCTGTAGCAATTGGTTTACTAGTTTTTGGTATTATTGGAATTTATCAAATAAAAGTTTCGGGTAGTATTATTGAAGACATGCCTAAAAACACTGGTTTCTTTGATGACATTATTTTCTACGAACAAGAATTCGACGGAGTTATGCCTTTGGAAATAATGATTGATACAAAAAAGCCAAAAGGAGCTTTAAAATCTGTCACACTAAAACGCATTAACGAACTACAAGAAACTATTGAGGAAATCCCTGAATTATCGAAACCTGTTTCAATTGTTAATGTAGTAAAATATGCTAAACAAACGTTTTACAATGGTAATCCAGAATATTATGAATTACCCACAAAACAAGAAGAAGCTTTTATTTTAACATACATAAAAAATTCAACCAAAAAAGGAAACGACAACATGATGAAAAGTTATGTTGATAGTACTGGTCAATATGCACGTATCACAACTTTTATGCGTGATATTGGCACCGATAAAATGGCTAAAATAGAAGAACGCTTACAAAATAAAATTGACAAACTTTTTCCAACAGAACGCTATACAGTTACTATGACTGGTAAAGCTTACGTTTTTGAAAAAGGAACACATTATTTAGTTCACAACTTAGTTTTATCACTGTTATTTGCCATTCTATTAATATCGTTATTAATGGCATATTTGTTCCGTTCAGTTAAAATGATTATCGTATCGTTATTACCAAATATTTTACCATTAGTAATAACAGCTGGATTAATGGGCTTTTTAGGAATCCCAATTAAACCTTCAACAATTCTAGTATTCAGTATCGCATTTGGTATTTCGGTAGATGACACGATTCACTTTTTAGCAAAATACAGACAAGAATTAAAAGCTAATAATTGGAAAATTAAACGCTCGGTTTATGCAACAGTAAAAGAAGCTGGAATTAGTATGTTCTATACTTCAGTAGTTTTATTCTTTGGCTTTTCTGTTTTTACATTATCTAGTTTTGGAGGAACAGTCGCATTAGGTAGTTTGGTAGCCACCACATTGCTTTTTGCTATGCTTTCAAATCTTATTTTGTTGCCAGCATTATTACTTTCTTTAGAAAAATCTGTTGCTAACGAGGAAGAATTCCCAGAACCTACAATAGATATTTTAGCAGAAGATTTAGAAGAAGATAGTTCTCAAATACAATAA
- the asnS gene encoding asparagine--tRNA ligase has product MKHIKIIDLLNNTKTLQEVTAKGWVRTFRNNQFIALNDGSTIHNIQCVVDFENTSDDILKRITTGAAICVKGTLVESQGAGQKVEIQVTSLEILGDSDAEKFPMQPKRHSLEFLRENAHLRVRTNVFGAIMRVRSVLSFAVHQYFQQKGFVYVNTPIITGSDAEGAGEMFQVTALPLDGSAPKNEDGSINYKEDFFGKQTNLTVSGQLEGETFAMALGQIYTFGPTFRAENSNTSRHLAEFWMIEPEVAFNDLADNMDLAEDFIKYVIKYAVDNCADDLKFLDERFAQEEKQKPQAERSEMTLLEKLNFVLENNFKRVSYTEAIDILKDSTPNKKKKFQYLIEEWGADLQSEHERFLVEKHFKCPVILFDYPAKIKAFYMRLNEDGKTVRAMDILFPGIGEIVGGSQREERYDVLVEKMKALGIDEEELWWYLDTRRFGSAVHSGFGLGFERLVLFVTGMTNIRDVIPFPRTPQNAEF; this is encoded by the coding sequence ATGAAACATATTAAAATAATTGATCTTTTAAACAACACTAAAACATTACAAGAAGTAACTGCAAAAGGTTGGGTTAGAACATTTAGAAACAATCAATTTATAGCATTGAATGATGGTTCTACCATTCATAATATTCAGTGCGTTGTAGATTTTGAAAATACTTCAGACGACATTTTAAAAAGAATAACAACTGGTGCGGCCATTTGTGTTAAAGGAACTTTAGTAGAAAGTCAAGGTGCTGGACAAAAAGTTGAAATTCAAGTTACTAGTTTAGAAATTTTAGGCGATAGCGATGCTGAAAAATTTCCAATGCAACCTAAACGTCACTCTTTAGAATTTTTAAGAGAAAATGCACATTTACGAGTTAGAACAAATGTTTTTGGTGCTATTATGCGTGTGCGTTCTGTATTATCGTTTGCAGTGCATCAATATTTTCAACAAAAAGGATTTGTGTATGTAAATACACCAATCATTACTGGTTCAGATGCTGAAGGTGCTGGTGAAATGTTCCAAGTTACCGCTTTACCTTTAGATGGTTCTGCTCCTAAAAATGAAGATGGAAGCATCAACTATAAAGAAGATTTCTTTGGAAAACAAACTAACTTAACTGTTTCGGGTCAATTAGAAGGTGAAACTTTCGCAATGGCTTTAGGTCAAATTTATACTTTTGGACCAACTTTCCGTGCTGAAAATTCTAACACTTCTCGTCACTTAGCTGAGTTTTGGATGATTGAACCTGAAGTTGCTTTTAATGATTTAGCAGACAATATGGATTTAGCTGAAGATTTCATTAAATATGTAATCAAATATGCAGTAGATAATTGTGCTGATGATTTAAAATTCTTAGACGAGCGTTTTGCACAAGAGGAAAAACAAAAACCTCAAGCTGAGCGTAGTGAAATGACATTATTAGAAAAATTAAACTTCGTATTAGAAAACAATTTTAAACGTGTTTCTTATACTGAAGCTATCGATATTTTAAAAGATTCAACTCCAAACAAAAAGAAAAAATTCCAATATTTAATTGAAGAATGGGGAGCTGATTTACAAAGTGAGCACGAACGTTTCTTAGTTGAAAAACACTTTAAATGTCCGGTTATTTTATTCGATTATCCAGCAAAAATTAAAGCATTCTACATGCGTTTAAATGAAGATGGAAAAACTGTAAGAGCAATGGATATCTTATTCCCTGGAATTGGAGAAATTGTGGGTGGTTCTCAAAGAGAAGAGCGTTACGATGTTTTAGTTGAAAAAATGAAAGCATTAGGTATCGATGAAGAAGAATTATGGTGGTACCTAGATACTAGAAGATTTGGTTCTGCTGTTCATTCAGGTTTTGGATTAGGATTTGAACGTTTAGTGCTTTTTGTAACCGGAATGACTAATATTCGTGATGTAATCCCTTTTCCAAGAACGCCACAAAACGCAGAATTTTAA